In one window of Solanum pennellii chromosome 2, SPENNV200 DNA:
- the LOC107010815 gene encoding LRR receptor-like serine/threonine-protein kinase FLS2, producing MMSKTNVYALAISFSTFFIALSFGQTPSLEVEVAALKAFKNSVTDDPFGALVDWTDANHICNWSGIICDPSSNHVINISLVGMHLKGEISPFIGNLSKLQVLDLTLNSFTGNIPAKLGRCTEMVQLILYRNFLSGEIPAELGNIKNLQLVDFGNNSLSGRIPDSICNCTELLFVSLINNSLTGKLPSEIGNLANLQLLEAYRNNLVGSIPTSIGMLTALQTLDLSSNQFSGPIPPEIGNLSSLEILQLHHNFLSGKIPSELGLCINLVTLDMYNNQFTGGVPPELGNLENLHRLRLYNNKLNSSIPASLFHLKSLTHLGLSHNEQTGKIPPEFGSLMSLQVLTLHSNRLSGEIPSTLTNLANLTYLSLSFNLFTGSLPPELGLLYNLKNLTASDNLLEGPIPSSITNCSHLRVLTLTFNRITGKIPNGLGKLSNLTFLSLGSNKMWGEIPDDLFNCSMLEVLDLSGNNFSGKLKPMIGELSKLRVLRAHSNSFLGPIPPEIGKLSQLIDLVLHKNSFSGVISPEVSKLSNLQGLSLSDNKLEGELPVQLFELTRLYELLLQNNNFFGPIPNQISKLESLSLLDLSGNKLNGTIPESMESLHKLMTLDISYNLLTGTFPRVVLASMRSMQFYLNFSSNLLDGEIPFEIGMLEMVQGIDMSNNNLSGNIPRSLGRCKNLFSLDLSGNMLSGPAPGEILTKLSELVFLNLSRNRLEGKLPEMVGLLHLHSLDLSQNKFKGIIPERFANMPALIYLNLSFNQLEGHIPKGGVFDNLRSADLQGNPSLCGTKFLSPCSIKRNQTSSHGLSKKTWIILGPVLVLILHVVGIFLCHLYMKKQKVKDSEDIIPNYTSALSLQRFYQKDLEHATDNFSPQNIIGASSSSNVYKGTLEGGKIVAVKKLNLQFSAEIRKCFDREVKTLSQLKHRNLVKVLGYAWESKKLMAVILEYMENGNLDSFIYGQMADDWTLSNRIDILVSVASGLSYLHSGYDFPIVHCDLKPSNILLDKNMEAHVSDFGTARMLGIHHQDGSSISSASTFEGTIGYMAPEFAYMRRVTTKVDVFSFGVIVMEIITKRRPTSLTGADELPMTLNQIVQNALANGINNLVQIVDPNLASHVSENQEVVEGLLNLALYCTYPDPDDRPDMEQVLSSLSKLSKMVIMHSQACLVNY from the exons ATGATGTCAAAGACAAATGTATATGCATTAGCCATTTCTTTTAGTACCTTTTTCATAGCTTTGTCCTTTGGGCAAACTCCAAGTTTGGAAGTAGAAGTTGCTGCTTTGAAAGCCTTTAAGAATTCAGTCACTGATGACCCTTTTGGTGCACTTGTGGATTGGACTGATGCAAATCACATTTGCAACTGGTCTGGAATCATATGTGATCCTTCTTCAAACCATGTCATCAACATTTCGCTTGTTGGGATGCATCTCAAAGGCGAGATTTCTCCGTTTATAGGGAACCTCTCCAAACTCCAGGTTCTTGATCTAACTTTGAATTCATTTACTGGAAATATTCCAGCCAAGCTGGGGCGTTGCACTGAGATGGTTCAGCTCATTCTTTACCGAAACTTTCTTTCTGGTGAAATACCTGCCGAGCTAGGAAACATCAAAAATCTGCAATTAGTAGATTTTGGAAATAACTCACTGAGTGGGAGAATACCTGATAGTATATGCAACTGCACTGAATTGTTGTTCGTAAGCCTCATCAACAACAGCCTCACAGGCAAATTACCGTCTGAAATTGGTAATTTGGCCAATCTTCAATTGTTAGAAGCTTATAGAAACAATTTGGTTGGTTCTATTCCTACCTCCATTGGAATGCTGACAGCACTGCAAACCCTTGATCTGAGCTCAAACCAGTTTTCTGGACCTATACCACCAGAAATTGGCAACTTGTCAAGTTTAGAAATTCTTCAGTTGCATCACAACTTTCTTTCCGGGAAAATCCCATCTGAACTTGGCCTCTGTATCAATCTTGTTACCTTGGACATGTATAATAACCAATTCACTGGAGGCGTACCTCCTGAGCTTGGAAATTTAGAAAACCTGCACAGGCTCAGATTGTATAACAATAAGTTGAACTCCAGTATACCTGCCTCATTGTTCCATCTGAAGTCATTAACTCATTTAGGACTCTCACATAATGAGCAAACTGGTAAAATTCCTCCTGAGTTTGGATCTTTAATGTCACTACAGGTGCTTACCCTCCACTCAAATAGGTTGTCTGGGGAGATTCCATCAACTTTGACAAACCTGGCAAACTTGACATATTTGTCTTTGAGCTTTAATTTATTCACAGGATCACTTCCACCGGAACTTGGGTTACTCTATAATCTGAAGAATCTAACTGCAAGTGATAACCTCCTAGAGGGACCTATTCCATCTAGCATAACAAATTGTTCTCATCTTCGTGTTTTAACCCTCACTTTTAATAGAATAACAGGTAAAATACCAAATGGGTTGGGGAAGTTGTCCAATCTTACATTTTTGTCTTTGGGATCAAACAAAATGTGGGGGGAGATTCCTGATGATCTCTTCAACTGTTCAATGCTTGAAGTTCTAGATCTGAGTGGTAATAATTTTAGTGGGAAGCTCAAACCGATGATTGGCGAACTCTCTAAACTTCGAGTTCTAAGAGCCCATAGTAATTCATTTCTTGGGCCAATCCCACCAGAGATTGGTAAATTGAGTCAACTGATAGATTTAGTGCTTCACAAAAACAGTTTCTCAGGTGTGATATCACCAGAAGTTTCAAAGCTTTCAAACCTCCAGGGTCTTTCTCTGTCAGACAATAAGCTGGAAGGTGAACTTCCTGTGCAACTTTTTGAGCTTACACGCCTCTATGAACTCCTGCTGCAGAACAATAATTTCTTCGGTCCAATACCCAATCAGATATCCAAACTAGAATCACTTTCGCTTTTGGACCTGAGTGGAAATAAGCTGAACGGTACAATCCCAGAGAGCATGGAGAGCCTCCACAAACTGATGACCTTAGACATTTCATACAACCTTCTAACCGGAACATTTCCCAGAGTAGTACTTGCCAGCATGAGAAGCATGCAGTTTTACTTGAACTTTTCCAGTAACTTGTTGGATGGAGAGATCCCATTTGAGATTGGCATGTTAGAAATGGTTCAAGGGATTGATATGTCAAACAACAATCTATCAGGCAACATTCCCAGATCCCTAGGACGCTGCAAAAACTTATTCTCACTGGACCTATCAGGAAACATGCTGTCTGGTCCTGCTCCAGGCGAAATTCTGACCAAGTTAAGTGAGCTAGTATTCTTGAACCTCTCAAGGAACAGATTAGAAGGCAAACTTCCTGAAATGGTAGGATTGCTACATCTTCACTCACTTGATCTTTCACAAAACAAGTTCAAGGGAATCATTCCTGAGAGATTTGCCAATATGCCTGCATTAATATATCTCAACCTTTCTTTTAACCAGCTTGAAGGTCACATTCCAAAGGGGGGTGTATTCGACAACTTAAGGTCAGCAGATTTACAGGGAAATCCATCGCTATGTGGAACGAAGTTTCTCAGTCCATGCAGCATCAAAAGAAACCAAACAAGTTCTCATGGGTTGTCCAAGAAAACCTGGATCATACTTGGGCCTGTTTTGGTTCTCATTCTTCATGTGGTGGGAATATTTTTGTGTCATCTGTACATGAAGAAGCAAAAAGTGAAAGACTCGGAGGATATAATTCCAAATTATACCTCAGCACTTAGCCTCCAGAGATTTTATCAAAAGGATTTGGAACATGCTACTGATAATTTCAGTCCACAAAACATTATTGGAGCCAGCAGTTCAAGTAATGTGTACAAAGGAACACTGGAAGGTGGGAAAATTGTAGCAGTTAAGAAACTGAATCTTCAGTTCTCAGCAGAAATTCGTAAATGCTTTGATAGGGAAGTCAAGACTTTGAGCCAACTCAAACACAGGAACCTGGTTAAGGTGCTCGGTTATGCTTGGGAAAGCAAGAAGCTAATGGCTGTAATTTTAGAATACATGGAGAATGGGAACTTGGACAGTTTTATTTATGGTCAAATGGCGGATGACTGGACATTGTCCAATAGGATTGACATTTTAGTTTCAGTAGCAAGTGGGCTATCATACCTGCATTCAGGATATGATTTTCCAATAGTGCACTGTGACTTGAAGCCTTCAAATATTCTTCTGGATAAAAATATGGAAGCACATGTGAGTGACTTTGGGACAGCTAGGATGTTGGGCATTCATCATCAAGACGGGAGCAGCATATCATCAGCATCTACATTTGAAGGAACTATTGGTTACATGGCGCCAG AGTTTGCATATATGAGGAGAGTGACCACAAAAGTAGATGTATTCAGCTTTGGTGTAATCGTGATGGAGATCATTACAAAAAGAAGGCCAACAAGTCTAACAGGTGCAGATGAATTACCAATGACTTTGAATCAAATTGTTCAGAATGCCCTTGCTAATGGCATAAACAATCTGGTCCAGATTGTGGATCCGAATTTAGCTTCACATGTCTCCGAGAACCAAGAGGTAGTAGAGGGACTTCTTAACTTGGCTTTATACTGCACCTATCCGGATCCCGATGATAGACCTGACATGGAACAAGTTTTGTCTTCTCTTTCAAAGCTAAGTAAGATGGTGATCATGCATTCACAAGCTTGTTTGGTAAACTATTAA